A part of Microbacterium atlanticum genomic DNA contains:
- a CDS encoding NAD-dependent epimerase/dehydratase family protein — protein MQIGVTGSGGKLGRATVERLRADGHDVIGFDLTGTPGPGFTRVDLTDFGQTLDAFLSVTARHDGLDALVHLAAIPVNGLVPDAATFHNNVAVSFNALFAAHRASIRTVVLASSITAMGFPFDDAPPSLPVDETYTSANNTYGLGKVAEEAIAAQLVHWAPETSITALRFTNVVAADEYGTFARAAEPGYRRDLLGSWVDSRDGALAVSLALAAAQPGFEVYNVAAPESGNAAPSREVAQRWFPGTPVADDLGEFESLMSTRKIRERLGFAAEHDWR, from the coding sequence ATGCAGATCGGCGTCACCGGGAGCGGGGGCAAGCTCGGCCGGGCGACGGTGGAGCGGCTGCGCGCCGACGGCCACGACGTCATCGGCTTCGACCTGACCGGCACTCCCGGTCCCGGCTTCACCCGCGTCGACCTCACGGACTTCGGCCAGACGCTCGACGCGTTCCTGTCGGTGACCGCGCGTCACGACGGCCTGGACGCGCTCGTGCACCTGGCCGCCATCCCTGTCAACGGACTCGTCCCGGATGCCGCGACCTTCCACAACAACGTCGCGGTGTCGTTCAACGCGCTGTTCGCGGCCCACCGCGCCTCCATCCGCACCGTCGTGCTCGCCTCGAGCATCACGGCGATGGGATTCCCGTTCGACGACGCCCCGCCCTCGCTGCCGGTAGACGAGACGTACACCAGCGCGAACAACACCTACGGGCTCGGCAAGGTCGCCGAGGAGGCGATCGCCGCGCAGCTCGTCCACTGGGCACCCGAGACCTCGATCACCGCGCTGCGCTTCACGAACGTCGTCGCCGCCGACGAGTACGGCACCTTCGCCCGTGCCGCCGAGCCCGGCTACCGCCGCGACCTGCTGGGCTCGTGGGTGGACTCGCGCGATGGCGCGCTCGCCGTCTCCCTCGCGCTCGCGGCCGCGCAGCCGGGGTTCGAGGTGTACAACGTCGCGGCGCCCGAGTCGGGGAACGCGGCCCCGTCGCGCGAGGTCGCGCAGCGGTGGTTCCCCGGCACGCCGGTGGCCGACGACCTCGGCGAGTTCGAGTCGCTCATGTCGACCCGCAAGATCCGCGAACGCCTCGGCTTCGCCGCCGAGCACGACTGGCGCTGA
- a CDS encoding alpha-L-rhamnosidase — protein sequence MSVTVEAPRIEHHREPLGIGERMPRLSWRVASAPSGWRQAAYRVELEQRGAATSFEVQSPDQVLVAWPGEPLQSRERVTVRIAVRGADDAWSEASAPTSLEAGLLEPGDWTARPVGATRNENPNTDDRRPSLVRRGFEAREGVVRARLYATAHGVYEAELNGERVGDDTLSPGWTVYGTRLRYYTYDVTALVRPGHNAIGAWLGDGWYRGRLGWRGGFRNVYGYDQSFLGQLELTYADGTREVIATDHSWRSAPSPILQSGIYDGEDYDAREEQPGWSAPAFDDSAWEGVQERHRDPATLVAPTAPPVRATEELRPVEVLTGPSGSRILDFGQNLVGRVRIRVSGPAGATVTLRTAEVMQDGEIYTRPLRAARAADSYTFAGRDAEEWEPRFTFHGFRYVEVGGWPGDLDADAAAGALVARVYHTDLERTGWFESSDPALNRLHENVVWGMRGNFVDIPTDCPQRDERIGWTGDIQVFGPTASTLFDVSGMLSGWLRDVAIEQLPDGTVPWYVPVIPAVDKWTPMRPGAAWGDVATLLPWTLYERFGDVAVLEAQFDSARRWVDLLERLAGPSRLWDTGFQLGDWLDPAAPPHDPADARTDRYLVATAYFAKSARTVARMADVLGLAEERTHYDALAGEVVAAFAEAYVNDDGTMTSDAQTAYALGLRFDLITDPGRRDAAAARLAQLVHEAGNRISTGFVGTPLVSDALSSGGQVETAYDLILERECPSWLYQVEQGATTVWERWDSLLPDGTVNPGQMTSFNHYALGAVADWMHRVIAGLAPDAPGYRRIRFAPRPGGGLTSASARQLTAYGEAAIAWRMADGRLHVEATVPIGAEAVLDLAGAREETLPPGTHTRDVAQTA from the coding sequence ATGTCCGTCACCGTCGAGGCTCCCCGCATCGAACACCACCGCGAGCCGCTCGGCATCGGAGAGCGGATGCCGCGACTCTCGTGGCGCGTCGCCTCCGCACCGTCGGGCTGGCGCCAGGCCGCCTACCGCGTGGAGCTCGAGCAGCGCGGCGCCGCGACCTCGTTCGAGGTGCAGAGCCCCGACCAGGTGCTGGTGGCCTGGCCCGGCGAGCCCCTGCAGTCCCGCGAACGGGTCACCGTGCGCATCGCCGTGCGCGGAGCCGACGACGCGTGGTCCGAGGCATCCGCCCCCACCTCCCTGGAGGCGGGGCTCCTCGAGCCCGGGGATTGGACCGCACGCCCCGTCGGCGCCACGCGCAACGAGAACCCCAACACCGACGACCGGCGGCCGTCCCTCGTGCGCCGGGGCTTCGAGGCGCGAGAGGGCGTTGTGCGGGCACGGCTGTACGCGACGGCGCACGGCGTCTACGAGGCTGAGCTCAACGGCGAGCGCGTGGGCGACGACACGCTCTCTCCCGGGTGGACGGTCTACGGCACGCGGCTGCGGTACTACACGTACGACGTGACCGCACTCGTGCGCCCCGGCCACAACGCCATCGGCGCGTGGCTGGGCGACGGCTGGTATCGCGGCCGCCTCGGCTGGCGCGGCGGGTTCCGCAACGTCTACGGGTACGACCAGTCCTTCCTCGGACAGCTGGAGCTGACGTACGCCGACGGGACCCGCGAGGTGATCGCCACCGACCACTCGTGGCGGTCGGCGCCGAGCCCGATCCTGCAGAGCGGCATCTACGACGGCGAGGACTACGACGCGCGCGAGGAGCAGCCCGGGTGGTCCGCACCCGCGTTCGACGACTCCGCGTGGGAGGGCGTGCAGGAGCGCCACCGCGACCCGGCCACGCTCGTCGCCCCCACCGCGCCCCCGGTGCGGGCCACCGAGGAGCTGCGTCCCGTCGAGGTGCTCACGGGTCCGAGCGGCTCGCGCATCCTCGACTTCGGCCAGAACCTGGTCGGGCGGGTGCGGATCCGCGTGTCGGGCCCCGCGGGAGCGACCGTGACGCTGCGTACCGCCGAGGTCATGCAGGACGGCGAGATCTACACCCGGCCGCTGCGCGCGGCGCGCGCGGCCGACAGCTACACTTTCGCCGGCCGTGACGCCGAGGAATGGGAGCCGCGGTTCACTTTCCATGGGTTCCGCTATGTCGAGGTCGGGGGATGGCCGGGAGATCTGGATGCCGATGCCGCCGCGGGCGCCCTGGTGGCGCGGGTCTACCACACCGATCTCGAGCGCACCGGCTGGTTCGAGTCCTCTGATCCGGCGCTGAACCGCCTGCACGAGAACGTCGTGTGGGGGATGCGCGGCAACTTCGTCGACATCCCCACGGACTGCCCGCAGCGCGACGAGCGGATCGGCTGGACGGGCGACATCCAGGTGTTCGGCCCGACCGCCTCGACGCTGTTCGACGTGTCGGGCATGCTCTCGGGCTGGCTGCGGGACGTCGCCATCGAGCAGCTTCCCGACGGGACCGTCCCGTGGTACGTCCCGGTGATCCCCGCCGTCGACAAGTGGACGCCGATGCGGCCGGGGGCTGCCTGGGGCGATGTGGCAACGTTGCTGCCGTGGACGCTGTACGAGCGCTTCGGCGACGTCGCGGTGCTCGAGGCGCAGTTCGACAGCGCCCGCCGGTGGGTGGATCTGCTCGAGCGGCTCGCCGGCCCGTCCCGCCTGTGGGACACCGGCTTCCAGCTCGGGGACTGGCTCGACCCGGCCGCGCCGCCGCACGATCCCGCCGACGCCCGCACCGACCGGTACCTCGTGGCGACCGCCTACTTCGCCAAGTCGGCACGCACGGTCGCCCGCATGGCCGACGTGCTCGGGCTCGCCGAGGAGCGGACGCACTACGACGCGCTCGCCGGCGAGGTCGTCGCCGCGTTCGCCGAGGCGTACGTGAACGACGACGGCACCATGACCAGCGACGCGCAGACGGCGTACGCGCTCGGGCTGCGATTCGACCTCATCACCGACCCGGGGCGGAGGGATGCCGCGGCCGCCCGTCTCGCGCAGCTCGTGCACGAGGCGGGGAACCGCATCTCGACCGGCTTCGTCGGCACGCCCCTGGTCTCGGATGCGCTGAGCTCGGGCGGGCAGGTGGAGACGGCGTACGACCTGATCCTCGAGCGCGAGTGCCCCTCGTGGCTGTACCAGGTCGAGCAGGGGGCGACGACGGTGTGGGAGCGGTGGGACTCGCTGCTGCCGGACGGAACGGTCAACCCGGGCCAGATGACGTCCTTCAACCACTACGCCCTGGGTGCGGTCGCCGACTGGATGCACCGCGTCATCGCCGGCCTCGCGCCGGATGCCCCGGGCTACCGCCGCATCCGCTTCGCACCCCGGCCCGGCGGCGGACTCACGTCGGCCTCGGCGCGCCAGCTCACCGCGTACGGCGAGGCGGCGATCGCCTGGCGCATGGCCGACGGGCGCCTGCACGTCGAGGCGACGGTGCCGATCGGCGCCGAGGCCGTGCTCGACCTGGCCGGCGCCCGCGAGGAGACGCTTCCGCCCGGCACGCACACCCGCGACGTCGCCCAGACCGCCTGA
- a CDS encoding sugar-binding transcriptional regulator, which translates to MPLTPYTRQADGQVRLLTKVARMYHERGVRQADIATALNISQAKVSRLLKRAESVGIVRTIVTVAPGVHAELEERLEEKYGLAEAVVVDVDPDADEKELLASLGAGAAGYLEATLSGADRIGVSSWSQTILAMVDRMRPFTVRGATEVVQLLGGVGAPEAQSHSNRILGELARTLGAEPVYVQAPGVVGDPAIRDSLLRDPSMQEVARHWRDLTMAIMGVGSIEPSDVLATSGNAFPPEERQALLDEGAVGDICHRIFRADGSLVRGAIDDRIIAIPVENLMRIPRRVGIAGGDRKLEAIHGALAGSWVTTLVTDLRSAEALADR; encoded by the coding sequence GTGCCCCTCACGCCATACACCCGGCAAGCGGACGGCCAGGTGCGTCTGCTCACGAAAGTGGCCCGCATGTACCACGAGCGCGGCGTCCGGCAGGCCGACATCGCCACCGCGCTCAATATCTCACAGGCCAAGGTGTCGCGGCTGCTCAAGCGCGCGGAATCCGTCGGCATCGTGCGGACGATCGTGACCGTCGCCCCCGGCGTGCACGCCGAGCTCGAGGAGCGGCTCGAGGAGAAGTACGGCCTCGCGGAGGCCGTGGTGGTCGACGTCGACCCGGACGCCGACGAGAAGGAGCTCCTGGCGTCGCTGGGCGCGGGCGCCGCCGGCTACCTCGAGGCCACGCTCTCGGGAGCCGACCGGATCGGCGTCTCGTCGTGGAGCCAGACGATCCTCGCCATGGTCGACCGCATGCGGCCGTTCACGGTGCGTGGCGCGACCGAGGTCGTGCAGCTGCTCGGCGGAGTGGGCGCACCCGAGGCGCAGAGCCACTCCAACCGCATCCTCGGCGAGCTCGCCCGCACGCTCGGCGCCGAGCCGGTGTACGTGCAGGCGCCGGGCGTCGTCGGCGATCCGGCCATCCGCGACAGCCTGCTGCGGGACCCCTCGATGCAGGAGGTCGCCCGGCACTGGAGGGACCTCACCATGGCGATCATGGGCGTGGGCAGCATCGAGCCGTCGGACGTGCTCGCCACCAGCGGCAACGCATTTCCGCCCGAGGAGCGGCAGGCGCTCCTGGACGAGGGCGCCGTCGGCGACATCTGCCACCGCATCTTCCGCGCCGACGGCTCACTGGTGCGCGGCGCGATCGACGACCGGATCATCGCGATCCCCGTCGAGAACCTGATGCGCATCCCCCGCCGCGTGGGGATCGCCGGCGGCGACCGCAAGCTCGAGGCCATTCACGGCGCCCTCGCGGGCAGCTGGGTCACGACGCTGGTCACCGACCTCCGGTCGGCGGAGGCGCTCGCCGACCGCTGA
- a CDS encoding aspartate/glutamate racemase family protein: protein MGSAQRIAFLHTGAVNIAPFGALAAEYLPGATVVNYLDDKIVADLGDDERAASVRERIDDLVRAAAAGGADAVMFTCSSISELAAPAAAAAGVPVLRVDEAMADAAVRAGSRIRVLATLPTTCRPTLGLLRERAALAGVEPEFSSEVIEGAFAAVAGGDRTTHDRLVAAAIERGAAEADVIVLAQASMASAAEAVSVEVPVLTSPRLGVERLAESLSQR from the coding sequence ATGGGCTCTGCACAGCGGATCGCGTTCCTCCACACCGGTGCCGTGAACATCGCTCCGTTCGGGGCGCTGGCGGCCGAGTATCTGCCCGGCGCGACGGTGGTGAACTACCTCGACGACAAGATCGTCGCCGACCTCGGCGACGATGAGCGCGCGGCATCCGTCCGCGAGCGGATCGACGACCTGGTGCGGGCCGCGGCGGCCGGGGGAGCGGACGCCGTCATGTTCACCTGCTCCTCGATCTCGGAGCTCGCGGCCCCCGCCGCGGCCGCCGCCGGGGTTCCCGTGCTGCGCGTGGACGAGGCGATGGCGGATGCCGCGGTGCGCGCGGGGAGCCGCATCCGCGTGCTCGCGACCCTGCCGACCACCTGCCGGCCCACCCTGGGACTGCTCCGGGAACGGGCCGCGCTCGCCGGCGTCGAGCCGGAGTTCTCCAGCGAGGTCATCGAAGGGGCCTTCGCAGCCGTTGCCGGGGGCGACCGCACCACCCACGACCGTCTGGTCGCCGCGGCGATCGAGCGCGGCGCGGCCGAGGCGGACGTCATCGTGCTGGCGCAGGCGTCCATGGCCTCCGCCGCCGAGGCCGTCTCGGTCGAGGTGCCGGTGCTCACCAGCCCGCGGCTCGGCGTCGAGCGCCTGGCGGAGTCGCTCTCGCAGCGCTGA
- a CDS encoding carbohydrate ABC transporter permease, translated as MTLTQPETAATVATPTVHRPAPNRTRRGLLRAVRRLPVWIIVAVLMIVVLYPQVWMVLGSFKTQSEFLSNPALSLPETWQFDNYVTALTNGNVARNWLNSVLVTIPSVLLIVFIGVAAGYALEVMIWKGRNGVLLYILAGIMVPGQMILVPLFITYFRIGITDTLWPLIITYTVMGLPLTTFLMATYFRSVPREIFEAATVDGSGPLRSFFVIGIPMMKNAILTIGLVQFFSVWNDLLIALTFTTRPDLATIQVGLLSLSDEYGSTQYGPLFAAVSINILVLLILFLTLNKKIMAGMSGGALKG; from the coding sequence ATGACCCTGACGCAGCCCGAGACCGCCGCCACGGTCGCCACGCCCACCGTCCACCGGCCCGCGCCCAACCGCACCCGCCGTGGTCTCCTGCGCGCGGTCCGCCGGCTCCCGGTGTGGATCATCGTCGCGGTGCTGATGATCGTGGTGCTCTACCCGCAGGTCTGGATGGTGCTGGGCTCGTTCAAGACCCAGTCCGAGTTCCTCTCCAATCCGGCGCTCTCGCTCCCCGAGACGTGGCAGTTCGACAACTACGTCACCGCCCTGACGAACGGCAACGTCGCCCGCAACTGGCTCAACAGCGTGCTCGTGACGATCCCGTCGGTGCTGCTGATCGTCTTCATCGGTGTCGCGGCGGGGTACGCCCTCGAGGTGATGATCTGGAAGGGCCGCAACGGCGTCCTGCTCTACATCCTCGCCGGCATCATGGTGCCGGGTCAGATGATCCTCGTCCCGCTGTTCATCACCTACTTCCGCATCGGCATCACCGACACGCTGTGGCCGCTCATCATCACGTACACCGTGATGGGCCTGCCGCTCACGACGTTCCTCATGGCGACGTACTTCCGATCGGTTCCCCGAGAGATCTTCGAGGCGGCCACGGTCGACGGCTCGGGGCCGCTGCGGTCGTTCTTCGTGATCGGCATCCCGATGATGAAGAACGCGATCCTGACGATCGGCCTCGTGCAGTTCTTCAGCGTGTGGAACGACCTGCTGATCGCCCTGACGTTCACGACCAGGCCCGACCTCGCCACCATCCAGGTGGGGCTGCTGAGTCTCAGCGACGAGTATGGGTCGACGCAGTACGGACCGCTGTTCGCGGCGGTCAGCATCAACATCCTCGTGCTGCTCATCCTGTTCCTGACGCTCAACAAGAAGATCATGGCCGGCATGTCCGGCGGCGCCCTCAAGGGCTGA
- a CDS encoding carbohydrate ABC transporter permease: protein MNSIFGDRKTIFILLAPALVLYTLLKVVPVGWSLGLSFFEGNSLRGFEWVGLQNFATFFTDPAALQSMWVSVFFAVVATALQVALGYALALLYVFVLRKGSTLVRTLVFFPTVLPTVAVALLFRSFVAVGENQGPVNDIINFFGGESVEVLASTVGTMTTAIVMTLWSSMGFYAVLLYAGLLDIPEEVIESARLDGANGLKLVRHIVVPLSLPILLSSIIFSLNATLKVFDSLLALNGGGPGTSTAPMTLYMYRTAFEYAEYGYGSTIAVLLTALCLVFTLAIFRSSRRKAEA, encoded by the coding sequence ATGAACTCGATCTTCGGAGATCGGAAGACGATCTTCATCCTGCTGGCACCGGCCCTGGTGCTGTACACGCTGCTGAAGGTCGTCCCGGTCGGCTGGTCGCTCGGCCTCTCGTTCTTCGAGGGCAACTCGCTCCGCGGCTTCGAGTGGGTGGGGCTGCAGAACTTCGCCACCTTCTTCACCGACCCCGCCGCCCTGCAGTCGATGTGGGTGAGCGTCTTCTTCGCGGTCGTCGCGACCGCCCTTCAGGTGGCCCTCGGCTATGCCCTGGCGCTGCTGTACGTCTTCGTCCTGCGCAAGGGCTCGACCCTCGTGCGGACGCTGGTCTTCTTCCCGACCGTCCTTCCGACGGTGGCCGTGGCCCTGCTCTTCCGCAGCTTCGTCGCCGTCGGTGAGAACCAGGGCCCTGTCAACGACATCATCAACTTCTTCGGCGGCGAGAGCGTGGAGGTGCTCGCCTCGACGGTGGGGACCATGACCACCGCCATCGTGATGACGCTGTGGAGCTCGATGGGCTTCTATGCCGTGCTCCTGTACGCAGGACTCCTCGACATCCCCGAGGAGGTCATCGAGTCGGCCCGGCTCGACGGGGCGAACGGTCTCAAGCTCGTCCGCCACATCGTCGTGCCGCTGTCGCTGCCGATCCTGCTCTCCTCCATCATCTTCAGCCTGAACGCGACCCTGAAGGTGTTCGACAGCCTCCTCGCCCTCAACGGCGGCGGCCCCGGCACGTCCACCGCGCCGATGACGCTGTACATGTACCGCACCGCGTTCGAGTACGCCGAGTACGGCTACGGCTCCACCATCGCCGTCCTCCTCACCGCTCTCTGCCTGGTGTTCACCCTCGCGATCTTCCGATCGTCGCGTCGCAAGGCGGAGGCCTGA
- a CDS encoding ABC transporter substrate-binding protein gives MNTRSNRRRIAVLGIALAAVLPLAACAGGNGDADSGSSDGGSGAGGTDPDTFTVMTANENPVLEEQLTALSEGACKAENEALPLEHQKVAQADTVQKVTLLASQGALPAHTIAGTALIRPDGDLNAAGLVGDLKAALEGADAWDNVLPAAASTVEQVYGGMYSMPYQYNIEGIFYNKEILADNGIEEPQTWDELVDAADTLAGAGVVPMTEAGANGWPLTRIMGMYIFRNVGPEAMAAVRDGDAKLTDPEYVEGAQALADFAAAGYFGEGFSTRDGDTSSNMFLTGQAAMTYDGSWLLSAINDPERNQIGGENVGFMPFPEVEGGKGSIDQYAANAGAPMIINAEQFGPKVVDWVSCIAENYGQQALQDAGVISGFKVNGEVTDLSANTAEMQERIAGIDETVLWFEALMDSKSNSLASTNATLLTTGQMSAEDYMAELQASIDANG, from the coding sequence ATGAATACACGCAGCAACCGTCGCCGCATCGCGGTGCTCGGCATCGCACTGGCAGCGGTGCTGCCGCTGGCCGCATGCGCCGGAGGCAACGGCGACGCCGACTCCGGCTCGTCGGACGGCGGCAGCGGGGCCGGGGGCACCGACCCCGACACTTTCACCGTCATGACCGCCAACGAGAACCCCGTTCTCGAGGAGCAGCTGACCGCTCTCTCGGAGGGCGCGTGCAAGGCCGAGAACGAGGCGCTCCCGCTGGAGCACCAGAAGGTCGCGCAGGCCGACACCGTGCAGAAGGTCACGCTGCTGGCCAGCCAGGGCGCGCTCCCGGCTCACACGATCGCGGGCACCGCGCTCATCCGCCCGGACGGCGACCTCAACGCCGCCGGTCTCGTGGGCGACCTGAAGGCGGCGCTCGAAGGAGCCGACGCGTGGGACAACGTCCTGCCGGCCGCCGCCTCGACCGTCGAGCAGGTGTACGGCGGCATGTACTCGATGCCGTACCAGTACAACATCGAGGGCATCTTCTACAACAAGGAGATCCTGGCCGACAACGGCATCGAGGAGCCCCAGACCTGGGACGAGCTCGTCGACGCAGCCGACACCCTGGCCGGCGCGGGCGTCGTCCCCATGACCGAGGCGGGCGCCAACGGCTGGCCGCTCACGCGCATCATGGGCATGTACATCTTCCGCAACGTCGGGCCCGAGGCCATGGCCGCCGTGCGCGACGGCGACGCCAAGCTCACCGACCCCGAGTACGTCGAGGGCGCGCAGGCGCTCGCCGACTTCGCGGCCGCCGGCTACTTCGGCGAGGGCTTCTCGACCCGCGACGGCGACACCTCGTCGAACATGTTCCTCACCGGCCAGGCCGCGATGACCTACGACGGCTCGTGGCTGCTGAGCGCCATCAACGACCCCGAGCGCAACCAGATCGGCGGCGAGAACGTCGGGTTCATGCCGTTCCCCGAGGTCGAGGGCGGCAAGGGTTCGATCGACCAGTACGCGGCCAACGCCGGTGCCCCGATGATCATCAACGCCGAGCAGTTCGGGCCCAAGGTCGTCGACTGGGTGAGCTGCATCGCCGAGAACTACGGCCAGCAGGCGCTGCAGGACGCCGGCGTCATCTCGGGCTTCAAGGTCAACGGCGAGGTCACCGACCTCTCGGCGAACACGGCCGAGATGCAGGAGCGGATCGCGGGCATCGACGAGACCGTACTGTGGTTCGAGGCTCTGATGGACTCGAAGAGCAACTCGCTCGCATCGACGAACGCGACGCTGCTCACGACCGGTCAGATGAGCGCGGAGGACTACATGGCCGAGCTCCAGGCGAGCATCGACGCCAACGGCTGA
- a CDS encoding glycoside hydrolase family 127 protein, producing MTATTATRAHARLRPLGAESARWASGFWGDVHDRTRDVTIPQIWSSLSDPSVSPGLANFRIAAGLDAGEHSGPPFMDGDFYKWLEAAIARLETDPDPELAARIEEIARLIASVQREDGYLHTPTIISSRNHEDVIALADRFNFETYNLGHLITAGVRHYEVTGSTTLLEAARRAASFLENLATNKPLELARSAICPSHYMAVVDLYRATGDEQYLRLSEAFVRVRDDFEGGDDNQDRVPVREQTVVAGHAVRANYLYAGLADLVAETGDEELEAVLERLWRDVVDTKLYITGGAGALYDGASPDGSPWQHQISRVHQAYGRAYQLPHTTAHNESCANIGLILWGERMLSLTGDAQYADVIEQVAFNSLLSSISLAGSEYFYTNPLRQVRDLPYALRRPGDTALHPTPPPPPSDERLREPYLSCFCCPPNIARTLARFHERAASVGDDGLFVHLYGGSTVDVTAEDGRRLALREDGDYPWSERLTFTVTDAAAGGIPLHLRIPGWSSGATLAVNGEAVATGEPGTYARIDRQWRTGDVVELTLPMPVRVLRAHRLAEEATNQVAVRRGPVVYCVESADLPEGVVLEQVALRRGAAFRPVETEVAGRRVVALETRALVLPASDEDALYDDVADADLREATVRLVPYYAWGNRGAGEMSVWLPLVW from the coding sequence ATGACCGCCACGACCGCGACCAGGGCCCACGCCCGGCTGCGACCCCTCGGCGCCGAGAGCGCGCGCTGGGCGAGCGGCTTCTGGGGAGATGTCCACGATCGCACGCGCGACGTGACGATCCCGCAGATCTGGTCCTCCCTGAGCGATCCGTCCGTCAGCCCGGGCCTCGCCAACTTCCGCATCGCGGCCGGCCTCGACGCCGGGGAGCACTCCGGTCCGCCGTTCATGGACGGCGACTTCTACAAGTGGCTCGAAGCCGCGATCGCCCGGCTCGAGACCGACCCCGACCCCGAGCTCGCCGCCCGCATCGAGGAGATCGCCCGCCTCATCGCGTCGGTGCAGCGCGAGGACGGCTACCTGCACACCCCCACGATCATCTCGTCCCGCAACCACGAGGACGTCATCGCCCTCGCCGACCGGTTCAACTTCGAGACGTACAACCTCGGCCACCTCATCACGGCCGGGGTGCGCCACTACGAGGTGACCGGGTCGACCACGCTGCTCGAGGCCGCCCGCAGGGCCGCCTCGTTCCTCGAGAACCTGGCGACGAACAAGCCGCTCGAGCTCGCGCGCAGTGCGATCTGCCCGTCCCACTACATGGCTGTCGTCGACCTCTACCGGGCCACCGGCGACGAGCAGTACCTGCGGCTCTCCGAGGCGTTCGTCCGCGTGCGGGACGATTTCGAGGGCGGCGACGACAACCAGGACCGCGTTCCGGTGCGGGAGCAGACGGTCGTTGCGGGCCACGCGGTTCGCGCGAACTACCTGTATGCCGGGCTCGCCGACCTCGTGGCCGAGACGGGCGACGAGGAGCTCGAGGCGGTGCTCGAGCGTCTGTGGCGCGATGTGGTCGACACCAAGCTCTACATCACCGGCGGCGCGGGCGCGCTGTACGACGGGGCCTCGCCGGACGGCTCGCCCTGGCAGCACCAGATCAGCCGCGTGCACCAGGCGTACGGGCGCGCGTACCAGCTTCCGCACACCACGGCGCACAATGAGTCGTGCGCGAACATCGGGCTGATCCTGTGGGGTGAGCGGATGCTGTCGCTCACGGGTGACGCGCAGTACGCCGACGTGATCGAGCAGGTGGCCTTCAACAGCCTGCTCTCGAGCATCAGCCTCGCGGGATCGGAGTACTTCTATACGAACCCGCTGCGTCAGGTGCGCGACCTCCCCTATGCGCTCCGCAGGCCGGGTGACACCGCGCTGCATCCGACTCCGCCGCCGCCGCCGTCGGACGAGCGCCTGCGCGAGCCGTACCTCTCGTGCTTCTGCTGCCCGCCCAACATCGCCCGCACGCTCGCGCGATTCCACGAGCGCGCCGCGTCCGTCGGCGACGACGGGCTGTTCGTCCACCTCTACGGGGGCAGCACGGTCGACGTGACCGCCGAGGACGGGCGGCGTCTCGCCCTCCGCGAGGACGGGGACTATCCGTGGTCGGAGCGGCTGACCTTCACAGTGACGGATGCCGCGGCGGGCGGCATCCCGCTGCACCTGCGCATCCCCGGCTGGTCGTCGGGCGCGACGCTCGCGGTCAACGGCGAGGCCGTGGCGACGGGCGAGCCGGGCACGTACGCCCGGATCGATCGGCAGTGGCGGACGGGCGACGTCGTCGAGCTCACGCTGCCGATGCCGGTGCGCGTGCTGCGGGCGCACCGGCTGGCTGAGGAGGCGACGAACCAGGTCGCGGTGCGCCGGGGACCGGTCGTGTACTGCGTCGAGAGCGCGGATCTGCCCGAGGGCGTCGTGCTCGAGCAGGTCGCCCTGCGCCGCGGGGCGGCGTTCCGGCCCGTCGAGACCGAGGTCGCCGGCCGGCGCGTCGTGGCGCTCGAGACCCGGGCCCTCGTGCTCCCGGCGTCGGACGAGGACGCCCTCTACGACGACGTGGCCGACGCGGACCTGCGCGAGGCGACCGTGCGGCTCGTCCCGTACTACGCGTGGGGCAACCGCGGTGCCGGCGAGATGTCGGTCTGGCTCCCGCTGGTCTGGTGA